The Populus trichocarpa isolate Nisqually-1 chromosome 11, P.trichocarpa_v4.1, whole genome shotgun sequence genome has a segment encoding these proteins:
- the LOC7485591 gene encoding ABC transporter C family member 12 isoform X6, translated as MMEPESPDNSAYEALPGREQICPERNATLFSRIFYWWLTPLMKQAHKRPISEKDVWKLDTWDQTETSMNNSCRFQTCWVEESQRPKPCLLRALNNSLGGRFWLGGFFKIGYDLSEFVGPVVLSHLLQVHSFIGINLFYSMQRGDPAWIGYVYAFVIFLGMLFSALCESRYYQNVLRVGFRLRSTLVAGIFRKSLKLTHEGQKNFPSGKITNMITTDADVLQQICLLLHGLWSAPFCITMSMVLLYQQLGVASLFGSLVLVIMVPTQAILLNRMTRLTKEGLHRTDKRVSLMNEILAAMDTVKCYAWEKSFQFRVQSVRNDELSLFRSAQLLFAFNSFMVNSIPVVVTLVSFGTFTLLGGDLTPAKAFTSLSLFQVLRYPLNMLPNLLSQVVNANISLQRLEELFLAEERILAPNPPLEPGIPAISIENGNFSWDLKLENPTLTNIKLNIQVGSLVAIVGGTGEGKTSLISAMLGELPPMEDACVVIRGTVAYAPQVPWIFNATVRDNILFGSKYEPSRYGKAIDVTALQHDLDLFAGHDLTEIGERGVNISGGQKQRISMARAFYSNSDIYIFDDPLSALDAHVARQVFNSCIKEGLQGKTRVLVTNQLHFLPQVEKIILLSEGMIKEEGTFEELFKNSELFQKLMENAGKMEEQVKEKEKSDNLDHKSSKAEANWENELPQKAASTMKGKEGKSILIKQEERERGVVSWNVLIRYNNALGGVWVVSILFLCYLLTEVFRVSRSTWLSFWTNQSTLESYRPGYFIFVYGLLSFGQVTVTLANSYWLISSSLHASKRLHDAMLDSILRTPMLFFHTNPTGRIINRFAKDVGEIDRNVANSANNFLNLAWQLLSTFVLIGTVSTISLWAIMPLLILFYSAYLYYQNTSREVKRLDSITRSPVYAQFGEALNGLSSIRAYKAYDWMSIINGKYMDNNIRFSLVTISSDGWLAIRLVTLGGMMIWLIASFSVLGNGRTENHVGFASIMGLLLSYTSNITDLLSNVLRQASKAENSLNSVERVSTYIDLPSEAPAIDKNNRPPSSWPLSGLIKFTDVVLRYRPELPPVLHGLSFAVSPSEKLGIVGRTGAGKSSMLNALFRIVELERGEITIDGCDITKFGLTDLRRALSIIPQSPVLFSGTVRFNLDPFSEHNDADLWKALERAHLKDAVRNSSFGLDAQVFGGESFSVGQRQLLSLARALLRRSKILVLDEATSSVDVRIDALIQKTIREEFRSCTMLIIAHRLNTIIDCDRILVLEAGQVLEHSTPEELLSNEGSAFSRMVQSTGPANAQYLHSLVFESKENKLMFIHS; from the exons ATGATGGAACCTGAGTCTCCTGATAATAGTGCATATGAAGCACTTCCTGGAAGAGAGCAAATATGTCCCGAGAGGAATGCCACCTTATTTTCTA GAATATTTTATTGGTGGTTGACTCCACTCATGAAGCAAGCCCATAAAAGACCTATTAGTGAAAAGGATGTTTGGAAGCTAGACACATGGGACCAGACTGAGACATCGATGAACAA CTCTTGCAGGTTCCAGACTTGTTGGGTTGAAGAATCTCAAAGGCCAAAGCCATGTCTTTTAAGAGCACTAAACAATAGTCTAGGGGGAAG GTTTTGGTTAGGAGGATTTTTTAAG ATTGGCTATGATCTTTCTGAATTTGTGGGACCTGTTGTATTGAGCCACCTCCTGCAGGTTCATTCCTTTATTGGCATTAACTTATTCTAT TCGATGCAACGAGGAGATCCAGCCTGGATCGGTTATGTCTATGCCTTCGTAATTTTCCTTGGGATG TTGTTTAGTGCGCTATGCGAATCTCGGTATTACCAGAATGTTCTGCGTGTTGGTTTTCGGTTGCGGTCAACTTTG GTGGCTGGTATATTTCGTAAATCCTTGAAACTAACTCATGAGGGTCAAAAGAACTTTCCATCAGGGAAGATAACAAATATGATCACAACAGATGCTGATGTACTTCAG CAAATATGCCTACTACTTCATGGATTGTGGTCCGCGCCATTTTGCATCACCATGTCCATGGTTCTCCTTTACCAGCAATTAGGTGTTGCTTCACTTTTTGGTTCGCTAGTGCTTGTTATCATGGTCCCTACACAA GCAATCTTGTTGAACAGAATGACACGACTAACTAAGGAAGGATTGCATAGGACAGACAAAAGAGTCAGCCTCATGAATGAAATCTTGGCTGCCATGGACACTGTGAA ATGTTATGCATGGGAGAAGAGCTTTCAATTTAGGGTTCAAAGTGTGCGGAATGATGAGCTGTCCTTGTTTCGCAGTGCCCAATTACTATTTGCT TTCAACAGTTTTATGGTGAATAGCATTCCAGTTGTTGTGACACTTGTTTCATTCGGCACATTCACCTTGCTTGGTGGAGACTTGACCCCTGCAAAGGCTTTTACATCACTTTCTTTGTTTCAAGTGTTAAGATACCCTCTAAACATGCTTCCTAACTTACTGAGCCAG GTTGTAAATGCAAATATATCATTGCAACGCTTGGAGGAACTGTTTCTAGCTGAAGAGAGAATTTTAGCACCAAATCCACCTCTTGAACCAGGAATTCCAGCTATCTCAATTGAAAATGGGAACTTTTCATGGGATTTAAAG CTAGAAAATCCAACGTtgacaaatatcaaattaaacatACAAGTTGGCAGCTTAGTCGCAATCGTTGGTGGGACTGGAGAAGGAAAAACATCACTTATATCAGCAATGCTTGGAGAGCTGCCTCCTATGGAAGATGCATGTGTTGTTATAAGAGGGACTGTTGCATATGCTCCTCAAGTTCCATGGATCTTCAATGCTACT GTTCGTGACAACATATTATTTGGGTCAAAATATGAACCTTCACGATATGGGAAAGCTATTGATGTAACTGCATTACAACATGATCTTGACTTATTTGCA GGCCATGACCTCACTGAGATAGGTGAAAGAGGAGTCAATATTAGTGGTGGGCAGAAGCAAAGAATTTCCATGGCCAGGGCTTTCTACTCCAATTCAGATATATACATATTCGATGACCCTTTAAGTGCTTTAGATGCTCACGTTGCCCGACAG GTCTTTAACAGTTGTATTAAAGAAGGGTTGCAAGGAAAAACCAGGGTTCTTGTGACAAACCAGCTACATTTCCTTCCACAAGtggaaaaaattattcttcTCAGTGAAGGTATGATTAAAGAGGAGGGAACCTTCGAGGAACTCTTTAAAAACAGCGAACTATTCCAGAAGCTGATGGAAAATGCAGGGAAAATGGAAGAGCAagtgaaagaaaaggagaaaagtgaCAATTTGGACCACAAAAGCTCAAAAGCAGAAGCTAATTGGGAAAATGAGTTGCCACAAAAGGCAGCCTCTACAATGAAAGGGAAAGAAGGGAAGTCTATTCTCATCAAGCAAGAAGAACGAGAAAGAGGTGTTGTCAGTTGGAATGTTTTGATAAG GTACAACAACGCATTAGGAGGTGTATGGGTGGTTTCAATACTTTTTCTGTGCTACTTATTAACTGAAGTTTTTCGAGTTTCAAGAAGTACATGGTTGAGTTTTTGGACAAATCAAAGCACTTTGGAGAGTTATAGGCCAGGATACTTCATTTTCGTGTATGGACTTCTATCATTTGGTCAG GTGACTGTGACACTAGCAAACTCTTATTGGTTAATCAGTTCAAGTCTTCATGCGTCCAAAAGACTTCATGATGCCATGCTAGATTCCATCCTACGAACTCCAATGCTATTCTTCCACACCAACCCAACTGGGAGGATAATCAATAGGTTTGCGAAGGATGTAGGTGAAATAGATCGTAACGTTGCCAATTCTGCCAACAATTTTCTAAACCTAGCTTGGCAGTTGCTTTCAACTTTTGTGCTGATAGGCACTGTGAGCACAATATCATTGTGGGCCATAATGCCACTTCTGATCTTATTTTATTCAGCCTATCTATATTATCAG AATACATCCCGTGAAGTGAAACGTCTGGATTCCATCACCAGGTCTCCAGTTTATGCACAGTTTGGAGAAGCATTAAATGGTTTGTCAAGTATTCGTGCTTATAAAGCATATGATTGGATGTCCATCATCAATGGGAAGTATATGGACAATAATATTAGATTTAGTCTCGTAACTATTAGTTCAGATGGTTGGCTTGCCATAAGGTTGGTAACTTTAGGAGGGATGATGATTTGGTTGATAGCGTCATTTTCAGTTTTGGGGAATGGAAGAACTGAAAATCATGTGGGATTTGCATCTATAATGGGTCTACTTCTTAGTTACACTTCGAACATCACTGATTTGTTGAGTAATGTTCTAAGACAAGCTAGTAAAGCTGAAAATAGCTTAAACTCTGTTGAGCGTGTTTCCACATATATAGATTTACCCTCCGAAGCTCCAGCCATAGACAAGAACAATCGTCCTCCTTCTTCTTGGCCTTTGTcaggattaattaaatttacgGATGTTGTTCTACGTTACAGGCCCGAGCTTCCTCCAGTCTTACATGGTTTGTCCTTTGCAGTCTCACCAAGTGAAAAGCTAGGAATAGTCGGAAGAACTGGAGCTGGGAAATCTAGCATGTTAAATGCATTGTTCCGTATCGTAGAACTGGAAAGAGGAGAAATCACCATTGATGGTTGTGACATTACTAAGTTCGGACTGACAGATTTGAGGAGAGCTCTCAGTATCATACCACAATCACCAGTTCTCTTCTCAG GGACTGTGCGATTTAATCTTGATCCATTCAGTGAACACAATGATGCTGACCTATGGAAGGCTTTAGAGAGGGCACATTTGAAGGATGCTGTTAGAAATAGTTCTTTTGGTCTGGATGCTCAG GTTTTTGGAGGGGAGAGTTTTAGTGTTGGACAGAGGCAACTACTAAGTCTCGCTCGAGCACTGCTGCGGAGATCTAAGATTCTTGTTCTTGATGAAGCTACTTCTTCTGTTGATGTTAGAATTGATGCTCTTATCCAGAAAACCATCCGAGAAGAATTCAGATCCTGCACAATGCTAATTATCGCTCATAGACTAAATACCATTATTGACTGTGACAGAATTCTTGTGCTTGAGGCTGGTCAG GTTTTAGAACATTCTACCCCAGAGGAACTGCTATCGAACGAAGGAAGCGCATTCTCTAGGATGGTTCAAAGTACAGGACCAGCAAATGCACAGTACTTGCATAGCCTGGTGTTTGAAAGCAAAGAGAACAAGTTAATGTTTATACATTCCTGA
- the LOC7485591 gene encoding ABC transporter C family member 12 isoform X1: MGLEALVWYCRPVPNGVWATKVDNAFGAYTPCVVDSLVICISHLVLLGLCLYRIWLITDKNSKAQHYCLRTNYYNYSLGLLAAYCTVQPLFRLFMNVSIFNLDGQTALAPFEMVSLIVEALSWCSTLIMIGLETRIYIQQFRWYVRFGVIYVLVGEAAMLNLILSVSDNYDSRFIFYMYLSTVFCQVLFGIHLLVYIPNLDPCSDYVMMEPESPDNSAYEALPGREQICPERNATLFSRIFYWWLTPLMKQAHKRPISEKDVWKLDTWDQTETSMNNSCRFQTCWVEESQRPKPCLLRALNNSLGGRFWLGGFFKIGYDLSEFVGPVVLSHLLQVHSFIGINLFYSMQRGDPAWIGYVYAFVIFLGMLFSALCESRYYQNVLRVGFRLRSTLVAGIFRKSLKLTHEGQKNFPSGKITNMITTDADVLQQICLLLHGLWSAPFCITMSMVLLYQQLGVASLFGSLVLVIMVPTQAILLNRMTRLTKEGLHRTDKRVSLMNEILAAMDTVKCYAWEKSFQFRVQSVRNDELSLFRSAQLLFAFNSFMVNSIPVVVTLVSFGTFTLLGGDLTPAKAFTSLSLFQVLRYPLNMLPNLLSQVVNANISLQRLEELFLAEERILAPNPPLEPGIPAISIENGNFSWDLKLENPTLTNIKLNIQVGSLVAIVGGTGEGKTSLISAMLGELPPMEDACVVIRGTVAYAPQVPWIFNATVRDNILFGSKYEPSRYGKAIDVTALQHDLDLFAGHDLTEIGERGVNISGGQKQRISMARAFYSNSDIYIFDDPLSALDAHVARQVFNSCIKEGLQGKTRVLVTNQLHFLPQVEKIILLSEGMIKEEGTFEELFKNSELFQKLMENAGKMEEQVKEKEKSDNLDHKSSKAEANWENELPQKAASTMKGKEGKSILIKQEERERGVVSWNVLIRYNNALGGVWVVSILFLCYLLTEVFRVSRSTWLSFWTNQSTLESYRPGYFIFVYGLLSFGQVTVTLANSYWLISSSLHASKRLHDAMLDSILRTPMLFFHTNPTGRIINRFAKDVGEIDRNVANSANNFLNLAWQLLSTFVLIGTVSTISLWAIMPLLILFYSAYLYYQNTSREVKRLDSITRSPVYAQFGEALNGLSSIRAYKAYDWMSIINGKYMDNNIRFSLVTISSDGWLAIRLVTLGGMMIWLIASFSVLGNGRTENHVGFASIMGLLLSYTSNITDLLSNVLRQASKAENSLNSVERVSTYIDLPSEAPAIDKNNRPPSSWPLSGLIKFTDVVLRYRPELPPVLHGLSFAVSPSEKLGIVGRTGAGKSSMLNALFRIVELERGEITIDGCDITKFGLTDLRRALSIIPQSPVLFSGTVRFNLDPFSEHNDADLWKALERAHLKDAVRNSSFGLDAQVFGGESFSVGQRQLLSLARALLRRSKILVLDEATSSVDVRIDALIQKTIREEFRSCTMLIIAHRLNTIIDCDRILVLEAGQVLEHSTPEELLSNEGSAFSRMVQSTGPANAQYLHSLVFESKENKLMFIHS, from the exons ATGGGTTTGGAGGCATTGGTTTGGTATTGTCGACCTGTGCCAAATGGGGTTTGGGCAACAAAAGTGGATAATGCATTTGGTGCTTACACACCCTGTGTTGTTGACTCCCTAGTCATTTGCATTTCTCATCTGGTTCTTCTTGGCCTTTGTTTGTATCGAATATGGTTGATTACTGACAAAAATTCCAAAGCTCAACACTATTGTCTCAGGACAAATTACTATAATTACTCGTTGGGATTGCTGGCTGCTTATTGCACAGTCCAGCCTTTATTCAGGTTGTTTATGAATGTTTCAATCTTCAATCTGGATGGGCAGACTGCTCTCGCTCCCTTTGAG ATGGTCTCCTTGATTGTTGAGGCCCTTTCCTGGTGCTCCACTCTTATTATGATTGGTTTGGAAACAAGAATATACATTCAACAGTTTCGATGGTATGTGCGGTTTGGAGTCATTTATGTGTTGGTAGGGGAAGCGGCAATGCTCAATCTCATTCTGTCAGTGAGTGATAATTACGACAGTAG ATTTATATTCTATATGTATTTGAGCACAGTTTTCTGCCAG GTTTTGTTTGGGATACATCTACTTGTTTATATTCCCAATTTGGATCCTTGTTCAGATTATGTTATGATGGAACCTGAGTCTCCTGATAATAGTGCATATGAAGCACTTCCTGGAAGAGAGCAAATATGTCCCGAGAGGAATGCCACCTTATTTTCTA GAATATTTTATTGGTGGTTGACTCCACTCATGAAGCAAGCCCATAAAAGACCTATTAGTGAAAAGGATGTTTGGAAGCTAGACACATGGGACCAGACTGAGACATCGATGAACAA CTCTTGCAGGTTCCAGACTTGTTGGGTTGAAGAATCTCAAAGGCCAAAGCCATGTCTTTTAAGAGCACTAAACAATAGTCTAGGGGGAAG GTTTTGGTTAGGAGGATTTTTTAAG ATTGGCTATGATCTTTCTGAATTTGTGGGACCTGTTGTATTGAGCCACCTCCTGCAGGTTCATTCCTTTATTGGCATTAACTTATTCTAT TCGATGCAACGAGGAGATCCAGCCTGGATCGGTTATGTCTATGCCTTCGTAATTTTCCTTGGGATG TTGTTTAGTGCGCTATGCGAATCTCGGTATTACCAGAATGTTCTGCGTGTTGGTTTTCGGTTGCGGTCAACTTTG GTGGCTGGTATATTTCGTAAATCCTTGAAACTAACTCATGAGGGTCAAAAGAACTTTCCATCAGGGAAGATAACAAATATGATCACAACAGATGCTGATGTACTTCAG CAAATATGCCTACTACTTCATGGATTGTGGTCCGCGCCATTTTGCATCACCATGTCCATGGTTCTCCTTTACCAGCAATTAGGTGTTGCTTCACTTTTTGGTTCGCTAGTGCTTGTTATCATGGTCCCTACACAA GCAATCTTGTTGAACAGAATGACACGACTAACTAAGGAAGGATTGCATAGGACAGACAAAAGAGTCAGCCTCATGAATGAAATCTTGGCTGCCATGGACACTGTGAA ATGTTATGCATGGGAGAAGAGCTTTCAATTTAGGGTTCAAAGTGTGCGGAATGATGAGCTGTCCTTGTTTCGCAGTGCCCAATTACTATTTGCT TTCAACAGTTTTATGGTGAATAGCATTCCAGTTGTTGTGACACTTGTTTCATTCGGCACATTCACCTTGCTTGGTGGAGACTTGACCCCTGCAAAGGCTTTTACATCACTTTCTTTGTTTCAAGTGTTAAGATACCCTCTAAACATGCTTCCTAACTTACTGAGCCAG GTTGTAAATGCAAATATATCATTGCAACGCTTGGAGGAACTGTTTCTAGCTGAAGAGAGAATTTTAGCACCAAATCCACCTCTTGAACCAGGAATTCCAGCTATCTCAATTGAAAATGGGAACTTTTCATGGGATTTAAAG CTAGAAAATCCAACGTtgacaaatatcaaattaaacatACAAGTTGGCAGCTTAGTCGCAATCGTTGGTGGGACTGGAGAAGGAAAAACATCACTTATATCAGCAATGCTTGGAGAGCTGCCTCCTATGGAAGATGCATGTGTTGTTATAAGAGGGACTGTTGCATATGCTCCTCAAGTTCCATGGATCTTCAATGCTACT GTTCGTGACAACATATTATTTGGGTCAAAATATGAACCTTCACGATATGGGAAAGCTATTGATGTAACTGCATTACAACATGATCTTGACTTATTTGCA GGCCATGACCTCACTGAGATAGGTGAAAGAGGAGTCAATATTAGTGGTGGGCAGAAGCAAAGAATTTCCATGGCCAGGGCTTTCTACTCCAATTCAGATATATACATATTCGATGACCCTTTAAGTGCTTTAGATGCTCACGTTGCCCGACAG GTCTTTAACAGTTGTATTAAAGAAGGGTTGCAAGGAAAAACCAGGGTTCTTGTGACAAACCAGCTACATTTCCTTCCACAAGtggaaaaaattattcttcTCAGTGAAGGTATGATTAAAGAGGAGGGAACCTTCGAGGAACTCTTTAAAAACAGCGAACTATTCCAGAAGCTGATGGAAAATGCAGGGAAAATGGAAGAGCAagtgaaagaaaaggagaaaagtgaCAATTTGGACCACAAAAGCTCAAAAGCAGAAGCTAATTGGGAAAATGAGTTGCCACAAAAGGCAGCCTCTACAATGAAAGGGAAAGAAGGGAAGTCTATTCTCATCAAGCAAGAAGAACGAGAAAGAGGTGTTGTCAGTTGGAATGTTTTGATAAG GTACAACAACGCATTAGGAGGTGTATGGGTGGTTTCAATACTTTTTCTGTGCTACTTATTAACTGAAGTTTTTCGAGTTTCAAGAAGTACATGGTTGAGTTTTTGGACAAATCAAAGCACTTTGGAGAGTTATAGGCCAGGATACTTCATTTTCGTGTATGGACTTCTATCATTTGGTCAG GTGACTGTGACACTAGCAAACTCTTATTGGTTAATCAGTTCAAGTCTTCATGCGTCCAAAAGACTTCATGATGCCATGCTAGATTCCATCCTACGAACTCCAATGCTATTCTTCCACACCAACCCAACTGGGAGGATAATCAATAGGTTTGCGAAGGATGTAGGTGAAATAGATCGTAACGTTGCCAATTCTGCCAACAATTTTCTAAACCTAGCTTGGCAGTTGCTTTCAACTTTTGTGCTGATAGGCACTGTGAGCACAATATCATTGTGGGCCATAATGCCACTTCTGATCTTATTTTATTCAGCCTATCTATATTATCAG AATACATCCCGTGAAGTGAAACGTCTGGATTCCATCACCAGGTCTCCAGTTTATGCACAGTTTGGAGAAGCATTAAATGGTTTGTCAAGTATTCGTGCTTATAAAGCATATGATTGGATGTCCATCATCAATGGGAAGTATATGGACAATAATATTAGATTTAGTCTCGTAACTATTAGTTCAGATGGTTGGCTTGCCATAAGGTTGGTAACTTTAGGAGGGATGATGATTTGGTTGATAGCGTCATTTTCAGTTTTGGGGAATGGAAGAACTGAAAATCATGTGGGATTTGCATCTATAATGGGTCTACTTCTTAGTTACACTTCGAACATCACTGATTTGTTGAGTAATGTTCTAAGACAAGCTAGTAAAGCTGAAAATAGCTTAAACTCTGTTGAGCGTGTTTCCACATATATAGATTTACCCTCCGAAGCTCCAGCCATAGACAAGAACAATCGTCCTCCTTCTTCTTGGCCTTTGTcaggattaattaaatttacgGATGTTGTTCTACGTTACAGGCCCGAGCTTCCTCCAGTCTTACATGGTTTGTCCTTTGCAGTCTCACCAAGTGAAAAGCTAGGAATAGTCGGAAGAACTGGAGCTGGGAAATCTAGCATGTTAAATGCATTGTTCCGTATCGTAGAACTGGAAAGAGGAGAAATCACCATTGATGGTTGTGACATTACTAAGTTCGGACTGACAGATTTGAGGAGAGCTCTCAGTATCATACCACAATCACCAGTTCTCTTCTCAG GGACTGTGCGATTTAATCTTGATCCATTCAGTGAACACAATGATGCTGACCTATGGAAGGCTTTAGAGAGGGCACATTTGAAGGATGCTGTTAGAAATAGTTCTTTTGGTCTGGATGCTCAG GTTTTTGGAGGGGAGAGTTTTAGTGTTGGACAGAGGCAACTACTAAGTCTCGCTCGAGCACTGCTGCGGAGATCTAAGATTCTTGTTCTTGATGAAGCTACTTCTTCTGTTGATGTTAGAATTGATGCTCTTATCCAGAAAACCATCCGAGAAGAATTCAGATCCTGCACAATGCTAATTATCGCTCATAGACTAAATACCATTATTGACTGTGACAGAATTCTTGTGCTTGAGGCTGGTCAG GTTTTAGAACATTCTACCCCAGAGGAACTGCTATCGAACGAAGGAAGCGCATTCTCTAGGATGGTTCAAAGTACAGGACCAGCAAATGCACAGTACTTGCATAGCCTGGTGTTTGAAAGCAAAGAGAACAAGTTAATGTTTATACATTCCTGA